One genomic segment of Gemmatimonadota bacterium includes these proteins:
- a CDS encoding phosphopentomutase, with translation MSRRAALIVLDGLGVGTAHDTAAYGDLGSATLGNVMRAPGAPRLPNLEALGFGDCGDSGIAKVAAPTAARGVAQPNSAGKDSTTGHWELCGVQLPVPFPTYPHGFPAELLAAFSERTGRGVLGNRPSSGTVILDELGPEHVATGQWIVYTSADSVFQIAAHEEVVPLTELYAACQVARELLVDPHGVSRVIARPFKGTVGAWQRTANRKDFSRQPTGPTLLDRLAEAHLPVVGVGKVDDLFAGRGITSIHTPTNSDAYALIEGGLLAMRRGMLFANVIEFDQSWGHRNDVAGFQKGLVELDRWIPRLLKQVREEDLIIFTADHGNDPTTPSTDHARECVPVLAIGPRVRPVPLGELGTFADVGQTIAEFLGVRPLEAGTSFLERVWN, from the coding sequence GTGAGTCGTCGTGCCGCCCTGATCGTCCTCGATGGCCTCGGCGTCGGGACGGCGCACGACACCGCCGCGTACGGCGACCTCGGAAGCGCGACACTCGGCAATGTCATGCGCGCCCCGGGTGCCCCGCGTCTCCCGAACCTCGAGGCGCTCGGCTTCGGCGACTGCGGCGACAGCGGCATCGCGAAGGTGGCAGCGCCGACGGCCGCGCGCGGCGTGGCGCAACCGAACAGTGCCGGAAAGGACAGCACGACCGGACATTGGGAACTGTGTGGCGTGCAGCTGCCCGTGCCGTTCCCGACCTACCCCCACGGCTTTCCGGCGGAGTTGCTCGCGGCCTTCTCGGAGCGGACCGGTCGCGGGGTCCTCGGCAACCGACCCTCCTCCGGGACGGTCATCCTCGATGAGCTCGGCCCGGAGCATGTCGCCACGGGCCAGTGGATCGTCTACACCTCGGCGGACTCGGTCTTCCAGATTGCGGCCCACGAAGAGGTCGTGCCGCTCACCGAGCTGTATGCCGCCTGTCAGGTCGCCCGGGAGCTCCTGGTGGACCCCCATGGCGTGTCGCGGGTCATTGCCCGGCCGTTCAAGGGGACCGTTGGGGCATGGCAGCGCACCGCCAATCGGAAGGACTTCTCGCGGCAGCCAACCGGGCCGACCCTCCTCGACCGGTTGGCCGAGGCCCACCTCCCCGTGGTCGGGGTCGGGAAAGTGGACGATCTCTTCGCGGGGCGCGGGATCACCTCGATCCACACCCCCACGAACTCGGACGCCTACGCCCTGATCGAGGGGGGACTCTTGGCGATGCGCCGTGGGATGCTCTTCGCGAACGTGATCGAGTTCGACCAGAGCTGGGGTCACCGGAACGACGTGGCTGGCTTTCAGAAGGGATTGGTGGAACTGGACCGCTGGATTCCCCGTCTCCTGAAGCAGGTTCGGGAGGAGGATCTGATTATCTTCACCGCCGACCACGGGAACGACCCCACCACCCCGTCGACCGACCATGCCCGGGAATGTGTGCCGGTGTTGGCGATCGGCCCCAGGGTCCGCCCGGTGCCCCTTGGGGAGCTGGGGACCTTCGCCGACGTGGGGCAGACTATCGCGGAGTTTCTGGGGGTGCGCCCCCTTGAGGCCGGCACGTCCTTCCTGGAGCGGGTGTGGAACTGA
- a CDS encoding cytidine deaminase — translation MTELRAAAEGGRERAYAPYSGFHVGAALETAEGAVFVGANVENASYGLTICAERSAMAAAISSGARKFVRLLLVSDAPHPIAPCGACRQVLAEFGLALTVISCAGAETKEWTIRDLLPAAFTGDVLE, via the coding sequence CTGACGGAGCTGCGGGCGGCGGCCGAGGGCGGGCGGGAGCGGGCGTACGCGCCGTACTCCGGCTTTCACGTCGGGGCGGCGCTGGAGACTGCCGAAGGGGCGGTCTTCGTCGGGGCCAATGTGGAAAATGCATCCTACGGCCTGACCATCTGTGCCGAACGAAGCGCCATGGCGGCCGCCATCTCGTCGGGGGCACGGAAATTCGTGCGGTTGCTGCTGGTCAGCGACGCCCCGCATCCGATCGCCCCCTGTGGGGCCTGTCGCCAGGTGCTTGCCGAGTTCGGGTTGGCGCTGACCGTCATCAGTTGTGCTGGAGCCGAGACCAAGGAGTGGACCATTCGCGACCTGTTGCCTGCCGCCTTCACCGGGGACGTGCTCGAGTGA